In the Salmo trutta chromosome 33, fSalTru1.1, whole genome shotgun sequence genome, one interval contains:
- the LOC115172607 gene encoding transmembrane emp24 domain-containing protein 10-like — MSRFCVLLILVSVIFDSTFSITFYLPVNLRKCLREEIHKDVLVTGEYEVSDQPNAKTNLKITDSSGHTLYSKEDASKGKFAFTTEDYDMFEVCFESKSPLGTGRVPDQLVNLDMKHGVEAKNYEEIAKVEKLKPLEVELRRLEDLSESIVNDFAYMKKREEEMRDTNESTNTRVLYFSIFSMCCLIGLATWQVFYLRRFFKAKKLIE, encoded by the exons ATGTCTAGATTTTGTGTATTACTAATACTTGTTTCTGTAATTTTTGATTCGACCTTTTCTATTACGTTCTATTTACCGGTTAATCTTAGAAAATGTTTGCGGGAAGAGATCCACAAAGACGTGCTGGTTACAGGCGAATACGAAGTTAGCGACCAACCAAATGCGAAAACCAATCTCAAG ATCACAGATTCATCAGGTCACACCTTGTACTCCAAGGAGGATGCTTCAAAGGGAAAGTTTGCCTTTACAACAGAGGACTATGATATGTTTGAGGTTTGCTTTGAAAGCAAATCCCCCCTAG GTACTGGAAGGGTCCCAGACCAGCTAGTCAATTTAGACATGAAGCATGGTGTGGAGGCAAAGAATTACGAAGAG ATTGCAAAAGTTGAGAAGCTGAAGCCCCTAGAAGTTGAACTAAGACGCCTCGAGGACTTATCGGAGTCCATTGTGAATGATTTTGCCTACATGAAGAAGCGTGAAGAGGAAATGAGGGACACAAATG AATCCACCAACACGCGTGTCCTGTACTTCAGTATCTTTTCTATGTGCTGTCTAATTGGGCTGGCAACATGGCAGGTCTTCTACCTGCGGCGTTTCTTCAAGGCGAAGAAGCTGATTGAGTAA